A segment of the Panacibacter ginsenosidivorans genome:
GCAATAACGCCAAGACCTGTTAGAATCATTTGTTTACCCGTTGAGAAAAAGATGCCGAGCCAGATGAGCACAGCTAATATTGCAGGTATAGGAAACAAAGGCATTTTCCATTTAAAAAAATTGCGGCCTTTTCGTTTGCTTAATATCAGCAATCCTGCAGCCTGGCCAATAAATTGAATTAATATTCTCATAGCAAGTATGGCACTGATCACATCACTTATTCTAAACAACAAACTGAATACAAATGCAACTGCGCCTAACACCAGTAATGATACATAAGGGAAATGTTTGCTGGGATGAAGCTTTGCAAATACACTAAAGAATGCGCCGTCTTTTGCTGCAGCATAAGGTATGCGGCTATAGCCAAGTGTTGCAGAAAAAACAGAAGCAAAAGCAACCCACAAAATAAGGCCTGTTGCAACGGTTGCAGCTGTTGGTCCTGCAATAGCATGTATAAATTCACTTACCACAAATTCACTGTCGCGGATATTACTCATTGGCAGAACGGAAGCCACACTGATATTCATCAGCAGGTATAACAGTGAAATACCAATAATAGAAATGAACATGCTGCGCGGAATATTCTTCTGCGGATTTATGATCTCGCCACCAAGATGGCAAACATTGTAATAACCAAGATAACTGTACGTAGTTTTTACAGTAGCAGTACCCAGCAATGCAGCAAATGCAAAGTTGATGTTTAATCCATCATTCACATG
Coding sequences within it:
- a CDS encoding APC family permease, which translates into the protein MSEVHLTRRISLLQATAINMTDMVGIGPFVVLSTVADIMHGPWFLYAWIAGALLSFVDATIWSELGATFPLAGGSYNFLKEGYGPKWGKLMSFLFVWQTMIQAPLVIASAAIGFAQYFNYLAPLGYYTSKIVSGSVVILIVLLLYRKIESIGKISVLLWLGVLITMSWIIGGGIMHGNFLAPVEHVNDGLNINFAFAALLGTATVKTTYSYLGYYNVCHLGGEIINPQKNIPRSMFISIIGISLLYLLMNISVASVLPMSNIRDSEFVVSEFIHAIAGPTAATVATGLILWVAFASVFSATLGYSRIPYAAAKDGAFFSVFAKLHPSKHFPYVSLLVLGAVAFVFSLLFRISDVISAILAMRILIQFIGQAAGLLILSKRKGRNFFKWKMPLFPIPAILAVLIWLGIFFSTGKQMILTGLGVIAAGIIAFCIKARYSKEWPFDK